GAACTGCCGGTTCGGCGTGATGAGACGATCGTCAACGCCGCAGGCGATCCAGAGCAGACGGAGGTTTGCGGTCTTCGGGGTAAGACTGGCCGCAGCCTGGTTCGTATCGAGATTATGGATCGCCGAGCTGAATCCGCCGATCCAGGCGAAGAGGTCGGTATGGGTCAGACCGGTCGTCAGAGACTCCAGTCCTCCCATGGAGAGCCCTGCAATGGCGCGGTCTTCTCTCTTCCTCGAGACGCGATATTCCGATTCCACCTGGGGTAGCACCTCGGTCAGGAGCGCCTGCTGGAAGAGCGACACATTGTGGTCAACGGTCGCAGGAGAGTTCCACACATCGTGACCGCGCACGAAAGACATATCGCCATAGCCCAGAGGCATCACGACCACCATGGGCTTGATCTTGCCCTGGGCCAGAAGATTGTCCAGGATCAGGTGAGCCTGGCCCACGGCCGTCCAACCCGAAGCGTCATCGCTCCAGCCATGCAATAGATAAAGGACCGGATAAGGCTTCTTCGCCTTGGGATCATAGTTCGGAGGGGTATAGACGTAGTACTCGCTCTGGTTGTTCTCGAGCCCCAATACGACACTGGTGTTGTAAGTGTGCCGGTGCACGACTCCGTGAGGAATGTTCGTTGGGTCCCAAGGTTGCGAGGTATCGCCGGGAACCTCTACCAAGTTTGAGGAACCGACCAGATTGGGAGCCATGCGCGGATTTCCCGCGTCCAGGCGCGTGATGCCGTCAACAGTAAAGTGATAGGCGTAGATCTCAGGTTGAAACTCCTGCGTCGTGACGGACCAGACACCCTCATCGTCCTTTTGCATCGCCAGCGGAGTACCGAGGACATCGATACCAACCTCGACTGTGGTAGCCGCCGGATCGCGGTACCGGAAGGTGATCGTGCGGTCGGAGTTCACCTCGACAGAGTGAAATGGGGATCCTGCTACAGGAGGTTTCGGTGCTGGAGGCGTGGTCTGCGCCATTCCCAGGGAAGGCAGACAAAACATCGCAAGCGAGAGAGCGACAATGCCGTTTTTCATATACGCGAGCAGTGTATCTGAAGAGACGGTTCTTTTCCCGCAGCGCATAATGGTTGGGATGGCATTTCGTTCCGGTTTCGTCTCTATTATCGGCCGCCCTAATGCGGGTAAGTCGACCCTCCTTAACGCCTTGCTTGGGCAGAAGCTCGCAATCGTCACTCATAAGCCACAGACGACGCGTACGCGTATTCATGGTGTGCTGGAAGTTCCGCTGCGCAAGAAGACCCGCACCGATACCGGGCATCCGGCTGCGCAGATCGTTTTGGTCGATACGCCCGGAATTCACAAACCCACCTCTCAGCTCGACCGCCGCATGATGCAGGAAGTTCAGGATGCGCTGGAGTCGCGCGACCTGGTGCTGTTTCTTGTCGACGTGACACACCGACTGCCCCGCGAGAATGACGGCGACAGCAAATCTCCTTCGGCAACACGGCGGCGGCTCTCCGCGGCCGAAGACGAGTTTGCGCTCTCGTTTGTGCGCAAGCTTACCTGCCCGGTGATCCTTATCCTCAACAAGATCGATATGGTTCGAAAAGATGAGCTGCTTCCGCTGATTGCACATTGGAGCTCGCTGCACCGCTTTGCCGCCGTCATTCCAATCTCAGCGAAGAAGAAGCTGGGCCTGGAGCTGTTGCTAGACCAGGTGATTGCGCAGCTTCCTGAGGGCCAGCGATATTTCCCGAAGTATCAGCTCACCGATCAGCCGGAACGCTTTCTGGCAGCAGAGATTATTCGCGAGAAGATTCTCCTGCTGACCGGCGAAGAGGTTCCCTACGCGACTGCAGTAGTGATTGAGAAATACGAAGAGCCCGCATCGCTGCGCAAGACAAAGGACGGGAAGCTGCCCGTCACCAAAATTGCCGCCACGATCTTCTGCGAACGAGCGGGCCAGAAAGCCATTCTGATCGGGAAAAATGGTGAGATGCTCAAACGCATCGGGACGAACGCCCGCAAAGAGATTGAATCCTTATTGGGCACTCGGGTCTTCCTGGAGCTATTCATCAAAGTTCACGAGGACTGGCGCAGTTCGGCCAACTTTGTGGAAGACCTCGACTGGCGGCGGCAGTTGGAGGAGATCGCTTCCAGGCAGACCGAGGAGTAGCTTGACGCCTCCCAGTGAAGCTCATATTCTCCTCCCACTGGGGAAACCCTTGTTTCGTGTAACCGCTACAGCAACACCCCTGTTAATGGAAAGGTGGAGACTTGTCGCACACTGCATCGCCCCCTCCTGACATGAAGACCGATCGACGCAACTTTCTGAAGCAGACCGCGATGACGACCGCAGCTCTCTCGCTCGGCCAAAGCGCATTTGCCGAATCGGAAGTGCAGCCGGCGTTCAAACCCTTTGATCTTGGCTTGCTGATCCATCCATATCCTGATGTAGAGGGGCCGATCGCTCTTGTTCGTAAACTTGGCTTCCCTACCTGCTTTCTTTCACTCGACAGCTATATCGGCAAGTTCACGCCTGCGTTGGCGAAGACGATGCGCGATGCGCTAGACAAACACCAGGTCGTCGCCACGACAGTTGAAGTCGTTCGTCCCGAGCCACTCAAATGGAACTTTATGGATGGGCCATCGACCATCGGTATCGTTCCTCGCCAATATCGTGCAGCCCGGATCGATGCCCTGAAGCAGGTCTCCGACTTTGGAAAGCTCCTCGGCGTCAAGCAGGTCCAGACCCACTGTGGCTTCATTCCAGAAAATCCCCGCGACGAACTCTATGAAGAGACCGTCCAAGCTATCCGTGAGCTGACTCTTCATTGTGCAGGCAACGACCAGAGCTTCCTGATGGAAACTGGTCAGGAGACTCCGACGACAATGTCACGTGTGATTCGCGATGTCAATCATCCTGCGCTTGGCGTCGGACTGGATACAGCGAACCTGATCCTGTACGGCAAGGCGAACCCTGTCGATGCAGTCAAGATTCTTGGCCCACACATTCGTGCTATGCATGCCAAGGATGGCAAGTGGCCCACGAACCCTTCGGAGTTAGGCAAGGAGGTCCTCATCGGGCAGGGAGAGGTCGATTTCCGAAAGGTCTTCGAGGGACTTCGCGCCGCAGGTTACAAGGGAGCAGTCAGCATCGAGCGCGAGACCTCGGGACCGCAACAGATTGAAGACGTGCGCCAGGAGAAGATCTACCTCGAACGCATTCTTAATCAGGTTTAATCCGCATAGAAATTACGGAGACAATTTCATATGGATAGACGCAAATTTGTTCAGGGCGCGGCAACAGCCTCGGGACTTCTTTTTGTTAAACCCCAGACGGCATTCAGCTACGCCGCAAACTCTCGCGTACGTTGGGGACTATTAGGCTGCGGCCGACGCGGTACCGCCGTGGCAACCTCCTTTGCCAAGAACGCTGGAGTCGAGATTGTTGCTCTTGCAGACATCTTTCCTGACCAGCTCGCTAGAGGAAAGCAGCATTTCGACAAGGTAAATGCCTCACTGGGGCTTCCTGCCATTGATCAGCGCCGGATGTTCCGTGGACATGATGCCTCAAAGGCCATCGCGGCCTGCAAGGATGTCGATGCGGTACAGATCTCCACTCCACCATTTTTCCATGTCGATCATCTCGACACAGTGACTGCGGGCGGAAAACATGCCTACTGCGAGAAGCCCGTCGGGGTCGATGTCCCCCAGACGCGTCGCGCGCTCGAGATTGGCCAACGCGAGAACAGTAAAGTCAGCATGGCTGTCGGCTTCCAAATTCGCTCGGCTCCTCCGTTTGTCGAACTGGTTCGACGCATTCATGCAGGACAGATCGGAAAGATCGCACAGATTGCGGCGTACTATAACGCGCCCCCTGCGGCGATGGTCGACGGTATAACACCCGGCACCGACGAGTATCGCCTGCGTAATTGGTTACTGTACAAAAATCTCTCGGGCGATATTTTGGTAGAACAGAATATCCATGTCATCGATGTGTGCAACTGGGTCATGCAGTCTCATCCCATCGCCGCCTATGCGAAGAGCAGCCGCAAAGTAATTCAGCGTCCGGGCGATACCGCGGATAATTATGAGATCATCTACACCTACCCGGACGACATCGAGATGAGCTTCACCTCAACGCAGTTCAACAAGAACCACTTCTTCGACGTCTCGGAACGCTTCTTCGGAAGCGAAGGACTGGCCGATGCTCCTTACAGCGGCGCGCTTCAGATTCGCGGCACGCAGCCCTGGGCGTGGAGTTCCGGCGCGGCAAAACCAACCGGACAGTTCGCCGCCAACGGAGACTTCTCTGACAATCTTGCCGAAGCCGATCCCATGAAGGATCGCGACTTCGTTCAGAGCATCGTCAGCGGGAAGTTTCAGAACCAGATTGCAGCCGGAGTGGATACCGCCCGCAGCTGCATCATGGGAAGAAAATCCGCCGAGACAGGCCGCACTGTCACATGGCAGGAGATTGAGGCGGACAACGACGCGTACTCTCTGGGAATGGATCTGAAGCAGTTTAGCTAAAGGCTTACTCCTTCACATTCACGCCCAGAGCCTTCATCTTGCGGTAGAGGTGGCTTCGCTCTAGTCCTAACCCCTCTGCCGCACGGCTGATATTGCCGTGCACCTCGTCGAGCTTCTTCAGGATGAACTCTCTCTCATAAGCCTCGCGTGCCTCTACCAGACTTGAGAATTCCTCGGTCTTCGTGTTCAACCTGCCAGACTCAGTCAACTTTGGACCGCGATAGACCAGCATCGGCAGATACTTTTTCTCGATGCGATGGATCTTCGGGTTGAGGATCAGCACCCGCTCCACCAGATTGCGAAGTTCGCGCACATTGCCGGGCCAGTGATACTGGCGCAGCACAGCGACAGCATCCTCCGTAATCTCCACGCGGGGACGGCCATACTGCTGGCCAAACTCCTCCAAAAATTCCTTTACCAGTAATGGGATATCTTCCTTCCGTTCACGCAGTGGAGGAACATAGAACGGAATCACATTCAGGCGATAAAACAGGTCCTCACGAAAATTTCCGCGGGCAATCTCATCTTCAAGGTCTTTGTTCGTAGCTGCGATGACACGCACATCGACGTGCA
This portion of the Edaphobacter sp. 4G125 genome encodes:
- a CDS encoding esterase, which translates into the protein MKNGIVALSLAMFCLPSLGMAQTTPPAPKPPVAGSPFHSVEVNSDRTITFRYRDPAATTVEVGIDVLGTPLAMQKDDEGVWSVTTQEFQPEIYAYHFTVDGITRLDAGNPRMAPNLVGSSNLVEVPGDTSQPWDPTNIPHGVVHRHTYNTSVVLGLENNQSEYYVYTPPNYDPKAKKPYPVLYLLHGWSDDASGWTAVGQAHLILDNLLAQGKIKPMVVVMPLGYGDMSFVRGHDVWNSPATVDHNVSLFQQALLTEVLPQVESEYRVSRKREDRAIAGLSMGGLESLTTGLTHTDLFAWIGGFSSAIHNLDTNQAAASLTPKTANLRLLWIACGVDDRLITPNRQFIDWLKTKDMPVTQVETPGRHTWSVWRDNLIHFTPLLFTDR
- the era gene encoding GTPase Era yields the protein MAFRSGFVSIIGRPNAGKSTLLNALLGQKLAIVTHKPQTTRTRIHGVLEVPLRKKTRTDTGHPAAQIVLVDTPGIHKPTSQLDRRMMQEVQDALESRDLVLFLVDVTHRLPRENDGDSKSPSATRRRLSAAEDEFALSFVRKLTCPVILILNKIDMVRKDELLPLIAHWSSLHRFAAVIPISAKKKLGLELLLDQVIAQLPEGQRYFPKYQLTDQPERFLAAEIIREKILLLTGEEVPYATAVVIEKYEEPASLRKTKDGKLPVTKIAATIFCERAGQKAILIGKNGEMLKRIGTNARKEIESLLGTRVFLELFIKVHEDWRSSANFVEDLDWRRQLEEIASRQTEE
- a CDS encoding sugar phosphate isomerase/epimerase family protein produces the protein MSHTASPPPDMKTDRRNFLKQTAMTTAALSLGQSAFAESEVQPAFKPFDLGLLIHPYPDVEGPIALVRKLGFPTCFLSLDSYIGKFTPALAKTMRDALDKHQVVATTVEVVRPEPLKWNFMDGPSTIGIVPRQYRAARIDALKQVSDFGKLLGVKQVQTHCGFIPENPRDELYEETVQAIRELTLHCAGNDQSFLMETGQETPTTMSRVIRDVNHPALGVGLDTANLILYGKANPVDAVKILGPHIRAMHAKDGKWPTNPSELGKEVLIGQGEVDFRKVFEGLRAAGYKGAVSIERETSGPQQIEDVRQEKIYLERILNQV
- a CDS encoding Gfo/Idh/MocA family protein, translated to MDRRKFVQGAATASGLLFVKPQTAFSYAANSRVRWGLLGCGRRGTAVATSFAKNAGVEIVALADIFPDQLARGKQHFDKVNASLGLPAIDQRRMFRGHDASKAIAACKDVDAVQISTPPFFHVDHLDTVTAGGKHAYCEKPVGVDVPQTRRALEIGQRENSKVSMAVGFQIRSAPPFVELVRRIHAGQIGKIAQIAAYYNAPPAAMVDGITPGTDEYRLRNWLLYKNLSGDILVEQNIHVIDVCNWVMQSHPIAAYAKSSRKVIQRPGDTADNYEIIYTYPDDIEMSFTSTQFNKNHFFDVSERFFGSEGLADAPYSGALQIRGTQPWAWSSGAAKPTGQFAANGDFSDNLAEADPMKDRDFVQSIVSGKFQNQIAAGVDTARSCIMGRKSAETGRTVTWQEIEADNDAYSLGMDLKQFS